The Paenibacillus spongiae nucleotide sequence GTTGATGATTTCCACGTAATAATTGCCCTGAGGCATGTTCCCTACCTTGATCCGGCCATATCCGGGATCATCGAATTCCACCCTGGACTCCACCAGCAATCTTCCATCCTGATTCTCCTGATGCAGCTGCACCGCCAAGTTCCCATTCTGGCTGGAAGGCGGCAGCTTCAGCAGAACCTCATTAAAAGTCCGCTCTGCATGAAACGTCTGTCCTGCCGAAGCCTGGACAGGGTAGACCAACGACAGCACACGCTCGGTGTCGAGCAGCAATTGTCCATCTTTGTATGCCGCCCCCATCATGTAACTGACCGGCTGGTTTAACCATCCAATAGGCCCGCTAGGCAAACTGATCTCCGCGTAATATCGGCCAGGCTCCTGATTGGGGAATGCAATCGTATTGATTCCGTCCTCCGAGTTCGTTACCTGTGCGGTGTACATCTCGGTTCCGCTTGGTCCGTCTTTATACAACGTCATCTTGAACGTGACAGCGCCGCTCTCACTTGACGGTGTTTCGATCGTTATGCCGTTAAAGGGCTCCAGTGCCATGAAATCCTGACCAAGGGTGCCGCCTTGCTCGAGAGGATCAAGGACACTTCCGCTGTCCTTGGGTATAATCGGATTCTCGATCGGAACCGATCCGCTCTTAAGCTCGTAGGTTGCTCCGGCATTGCCAGCCAGCATGCGAATGTAATCGAAGGCATGATTATTGTTGGCGTTCGGTGAGCTCGCGTAGCTGGTGCCGAATACGGAGAGCATGGCAAGCAGCAAGATAATGAGCATAACCGGGATCCATTTTCGAAATGGCATTTTGACGGACGATAGCAAATACGTCACCTCCATTTATTGTGCAGCTTCCCACCGAGCATGGAACGTAAAGCCGAAATGCTTATTCAACATAACGAATGATCGTCTCACGGTCGCTCCCCATTACCGGTTTGCCGTTCGCGTAAGCCGCCCCCCGATTGTACACATCTTCTCTCGTCCACCATCCGATCGACCCTACCGGCTTGCTGATTTCGGCATAATACCGGCCTACACCCTGTTCGCCAACTGCAATAATCGAGCGATTGTCCTGAGCATTGCGAATATCTTCCTGATAGACGATCTCTCCGCTCGGCCCATGCTTGCGCAGGATGAACGTATACCCGGAAGTAGTCGTGCTCCAGGTCGGCAGCGGTAACACTAACGTATTGAAGGTCTGCGGAGCGATGAACTCCTGTCCCAGCGATCCGTTCGGATCGGTGAGCTGATCCGGTTTATGATCCCCTGACTCCGCCACGATGATGATTTCAGTCGACGCCGCAAACACAACGCTGACCAAGCTTAGAGCAAGAAGCATAAGCCCAAACGCCAATGCCGTTCTCTTCACATTCCATCCCTCCAGACTAGCTAGAATCGAACTATGAACGCTTTCCTTCTGCTGTCTTCACGAACAATATCCCATCTTCCTCCTGCCTCTGCTGACATGACCTTCCGGCCGATCGCTCTTTCATCACCTCCTTCCATATGGCGGCTCTATGTCAATCCCTTGGGCGGATCGGTTCGACCTTGAATTTGCCTCCCGGCTGCTCCGGCCACTCGAGGCGGTACAATTCAATAAAGTGAAAATGATTAGTCTCATGCGCAATCGCCGTCATATACCATTGGCCGTCTTCATCCTGCAAAAACTCGCTTGCCTAAACGCCCGGCAGCAGCTGGAAGCCTTCGCGTTCGGCGATTTGCCGCAGTTGGCTGACGAGCTCCGCATCCATGGTTATCATCTCCTCGTTCGATACCTCTTGTTCTTTCGCATTCTTCGTGCTTAAATATAATAAAAACGTTTTAATAAAATTGTAAGCGCATTGATTCCGGAACACATCCCACAATATTGTCTAAAAACAGTACATTATTGCTTACCTGAGAACGGGGGGATAAGATGACCATCAGCATCCTTAGAGAAAGCCCGGACATCGAGGAACAATCGATACATATTGAAGCGTATGCCAGCTTGCTCGCCAAATCCATATTCTATTACGTCCATTCCGTCGGCCATTATCATGTCAAGCCTACCTTCTGCGTGGAGCAAGCGAATATAGACTCTTTCCTGCTCGCCTATACCGAATCAGGCGTCGGCTATTTGGATTATGCCGGGCATTCCTATACTCTCCGCGCCGGTGACGTATTCCTTATCGACTGCCGTCAGCCGCATACCTATCGAACCAACGAAACGAATTTGTGGAAGTTGATGTGGGTGCATTTCGAGGGTGGAAGCACCAGCGGCTATTACAAACAAATCAACAAACACACCGGACCCGTCATATCCTTGCAGCAGGATTCTTTCATCCCCGAAAATCTCCGTAAACTGATTACAGCCATCCAGAGTAACGATGCCCGGTCCCCTATTATCAGCTCCAAAATCATCGTCGATCTGTTAACCGATCTGCTGCTGCAGAGCAATTGTTTCGACTGGAGCTATCCGGAGCCCCCGCCAAGCATCGAGCGCATCGTCAAAAAAATGCAAACCCACTGCAAGGAAAAAATAACACTCGATCAATTGGCGGAGGAATTCTTCATCAGCAAATATCACCTTACCCGGGAGTTCAAGCGTTACACAGGCCATAGTCCCATCGAGTATCATATGAAACTTAAAATCGCGGCTGCCAAAGATTTGCTCCGCACCACTGCGCTCAGCATTGTTGAAATCGGTTCCGAAATCGGGTTCAGCAGCGTCAACCACTTTATCGGAAGATTCAAGAAGCATGAGGGGATGACGCCGCTCGCCTATCGCAAGCGTTCCCGCTGTGTAGACGACTGATTATCCGCAGAATCTCTTCTGCGAAGTTCGCGTCACGAAGAGGTTTTAGCTTTTCTTTAACCCTGCTTTCTTTCATCTATCAATTGTTATTGCTATAATAAGGAGACAACTTGATAGAATGGGAGAGTTTGACAATTGTGACTATTTTCCGTAAAGGAGCCATTGCCTGCTCCGCGCTTCTTCTGCTGCTCGGCAGCGTACCTGCTAACGCGACCTCAGCTTCCCCTGCCAAGACGACAATTATGCTAGATGATTACCCGCTGTCCTTTCCAATCGAACCGACCGTAATCAACGGAACGACAATGGTTCCGTTCCGGGTGATTTCCGAAGCGCTCCGCATTAACGTCGTGTGGAATGGCGCGGCTAAGACTATTACAGCGACCAAGGCCGTCGGCGGGCAGTCCAAGCAGGTTACCCTGAGGCTGAACGATAAGAAGGCATTCGTAGGCGGGCAATCCGCCCTTCTGAACGTTGCCCCTATTTCCAAAGGCGGTTATACGCTCGTTCCGCTCAACTTCTTCAGCTCGCAGTTCGGAGCGCAGGTTTCATGGGACGGCAAGACGCATACCGTCGATATCCGCTCGCCGCGCGAGGATATGTACACCGTCGGATTCTATGCAACCTCCTCCTTCAAGGAGATCCGGTATGTACCCGCTTTCGATTCGGTCGCATTCGGATGGACGCGGATTGATGACGAGGGCCGGATCACGCTGCAGGGAGAATCCTTCTTTTGGCCAAAGCCGGCCGGCGAGATAACGCCGGAGAAGATTGTCGATGATGTAACAGCCGATGGCAGCAGCCCGTTCTTAATGGTGTTTGGAACGGACGGGAAAGGCCAGTTAACGAAAATGCTGACCGATGAGGCGCTTCGCACTCAAGCCATTGACACGGTGATGAAGCTAGCCGCCGATAATGGATTCCAAGGCATTACCCTTGATTTCGAGGGGCTTGGCTGGTCCGGCGATATCGATCTAGCCAAGAAAACCACGACCGAATTCGTCCGTATGCTGAGCGAGCAAGCGAAGCCTGCCGGATTGAAGCTGTCGCTGGCGGTTCATCCGCTGAACGGCGCCTATCATGGCTATGATTACAAGGCATTGGCTAAATATGCTGACGAGTTGATCGTAATGGCCTACCCTTATGAAGGAGAGAAAGGCCCTGAACCGATGGACCGTGTCGATCAAGCGATTCGAATGGCGCTGAAAGAGGTTCCCAAAGAAAAGCTCGTTCTCGGCATCTCCTTCGGCAGCGAGAAGGCGGAATCCGTCAATGCCAAGATCGGCCTGGCCAAACGGTACAGCTTGAAAGGCATCGCAATCTGGCGTATCGGAATTATCGGGGAAGCGGCGATGAAGCAGATGGAACGCACGATTACGATGAACTCATAGTTATAAGATCATAAAGAAGGGCTGCAAGCATGGTCATCGAATGACTTTGCTAGCAGCCCCTTCTTGAATTATCCTGCCGGTACGGAACAGGTCTGATAGGTTTGCAGATCAGCGTCGAAGATCAGGCCGTTCAGCTGATAACCGAATGAACAGCCGCCGTCCACGCCAATCTTCCCGTCTCCGAACCAGATATCGGCCGTCCCTTGCATGTCCACCGTCTTGGTGTGGCCAAATACAACCGTCTTCTCCACAACGGTCGGCTGCTCCAGGAAGGGGCGCTTGATCGTCATGAATTCATGCTGAGGCTGACTCGTCCAGATCTTATAAGCGGGATTCAAACCGGCGTGTACATAAATATGCCGCTCGTCCTCGTAATAGTATGGCAGCCCTTCCAAGAAGGAGATATGCGACTCATACTGCCTTGCAATCCGATCAATTGCTTCGTCGGTCAACTGCTGGTCAACCGCTGCGCTCTCGTCCAATCCGAGGTAGCTTCTAGCCGTCGGACCTCCTCCATGCTCCAGAAACCTCTTCTTTATCGACCGATCCCGGGTTCGGATCAGGTCGACCAATCGTTGGTCGTGATTGCCGCGAAGAGCGATGGTCCCTTCGTCTTTAACCATTGCCATCAGCAATTCGATGACTTCTTTGCTGTTCGGCCCTCTATCCACATAATCCCCCAATACGATCAACTGATCGGTACGCGCATCATATTCCATGCTGCGGAGCAGCGCCTGGAAAGGATTCAGACATCCATGAATATCGCTTACAATTAAGGTGCGTTTCCTCTTCGGCAAGTGAACCCTCCCCCATTCCTGTTGCTCTTCAACGAATAAATTGTCCGTTCATGACCGTGACCGCCGTTCCGCTGATCTGAATTCGTTCACCTTCGATCCGGAGAAGCAGCTCTCCTCCGCGAGCGGACGCTTGATAAGCGGACAGCTCTTCCTTGCGCAGCCGGCGGTGCCAATAAGGCGCCAATGCGCAGTGTGCCGAGCCTGTAACCGGATCCTCATTAATCCCGATGGACGGAAAGAACGCACGGGAAACAAAATCATAGCTGCCGCTTGTTCCCCCGTCGGCCCTGGCGGTTACGATGACGCCTCTAGTTTCCACTCGCGCAAGCAGCGGCATATCCGGCCTGAGCGTTCGGACCGTGTCCTCGCCGTCCACTTCGACGAGATAGTCCATCCGATTCCGCCCGACATAGCGAGGAATTAATCCAAGCGACTGAATGAGCTCTTCAGGAGCTACGGCAGGCGTTACCGGCTCGGACGGAAAATCAAGCGTAATGCCTTCTGCCGTCCGCACGGCGGATAATAGACCGCTTCGCGTATGAAACAGCAGCTGCTGCTCCGGCACGCAATGTCCCTGTTCCCATAAGTAATGAGCGGCAGCAAGCGTAGCATGACCGCATAGATCAACCTCCTGGAGCGGCGTAAACCAGCGAAGCCCATATATGCCATCGGCCTTCTTCACTAAGAAGGCCGTTTCAGACAGATTCATCTCCGAGGCTGCGAGCTGCATCCAAGACGTTTCGCGCTCCTGCGGGAGCAGACAGACCGCCGCCGGATTTCCTCTGAACGGCTCTGCCGTGAAGGCATCGACAATGGAAATTGCTGCTGTCACGACTCTCCCCTCCTTCTGAACAATGGTTTGAATAGGCTGGCCATCAGAGCCAGAGCGATCCCGTAGATTACATGACCAAGCAGCCATAAGCTGAATGCCTGACCATTCGAGATCGATGGGACCCGATCGGAGACGAGCGTCAGAGGGATCCAAGCAAGGGATGCCAACACCCCGATTATGACTCCCCATAACGCGTATTTCCCCCGATATGCTGCGACCGATAGATAAACAATGCCGAGCGCAGCGGACACAACCAGATGAAGTAAGAACTCCACGGATTCCGTCAGCCGCATCGGCATATAAGGGATGAAATCGATATTAAGCAGCAGCGTGTAGACCTGCTCGCCGGTGGCGTTCTGTACCCATTTGAGAAATAGTCCGAGAACGGTCCCGGCGAAGATGCCCGCTGCCGCTCCCCAGACTATAATACGGAGAGACAGAGGAGCGATCTGCCTATTATTTCTGTGCAACTGTCATCATTCCCGCTTTCTTCCTTCTATTGACGATAACGATGCCTGAGCAGACCATCAGCAGCGATACAAAAACTGCCGCATGGAGCTTCTCCGACAACAGGAGCGCCGATTGTGTAACTCCGAATACGGGAATAAGAAACAGGTACATCGACACGCTCCCGACGTTGTTATACTTCATCACATTGTTCCAGAGCATAAAGCCAACCGCCGACACGACTGCCAGATGAAGCAGCATGAGCGATGACCGCCAATCGAACACGAACGGAGCCAGTCCGACCCGCCACGCCGAAACCGCCATTAGCGTGATTCCCCCAAGCAGCATCTGCCAGCCGTTCAAGTAGGATACGCTGTAAGTGCCCGCTCCTTTGCGCGATATCAGATTCGCACATGCGCTGAAGAAAGCCGAAGCGATCAATAGCAGCTCCCCGTACGAAAATATCCAGCTCCTGCCGGTGCCTTGATTGGAGAGCCCCAATACGAGCAGTCCCGCAAAGCCGACAAGCAGACCCAGCAGCTTCGTTCGATCCATCCTGTCGTCAGGATACAGGATGTGAGCCAGACTAATCTGGAAGAAGGATATCGTACCTGCGATGACAGATCCTACGATGCCCTCGCTGAGGGACATACCTGCATAGAAGAATGTATACTGGAGTACGGTTTGCAGCAGGGCAATCCGGATGAGCAGCATTCCGCTCCCCGGCCGATATGCCAGAGGCTCCCTTCGAATAAGCATGTACACCATAATAAGCAGCCCGGCCAGCGTAAACCGGTATCCGGCAAACAGCAGCTGCTCGTAAGTATCGGAAGTTCCGATTTGAAGCGATTGGTAGCTCAGTTTAAGAAAAGGATACGAGCTCCCCCATAACAATGTAGCGCCGATTGAGGCTGCCAGTATGCCGAGCGGATGTGTAAAAAATCGTGCAGCCGTCATAATTGTCGTCGTTCTACTCCTTCTCTATAATCGGTATGAGCAGATCGACCGGTTCTTCCTCCAAGTGCTCATCAATATAAAAAATTTCCAGCGAGACCGCATTGTCACGCTTCACCAGCTGATTCTCGTTCATCCACGCGAACAACCGCTCATACCCTTCGCCGATGCGCTTATTGGTACATCGCACCATGGCGTACTGGCGCTGCGGAATCGTGAATTGTACCATGCCTTCCGGTATCTGATCGATATGGGCAATTTCGAAGCATGCCCAGTAGGTGGCGAAAACTTCATTACCGAAGTAGGGGCTGTGAAGTGCTGTAGAAAGCACATCACCGTTCAATTCATGCTTGCGGGCAAGGAATTCGCTTTGCAATCGAATGGCTTCATCTGGGAACGTCGAGTAAGGACCGCAGTAACTGATCCCAACCATCTTCATGGCGGGTTTCGTAACTACCGCACAATTGTTCATCGTGCCAAACCTCCCTATACGATTGGCGAAGCGAGCCCTCTCGCTTAAGAGGAGACGGTTATCGCTGCACATCTGTGTCCAGTTTATCATGTATGGCGGAAGATGTGGCAACATTTTCACGTGGCGGTGCGAAAACTTTTATTTCCGCATGCTCGATCCGAATCGACCTGCATGCCAGGTGTCAGGTAACCGACCAGTTCCTTGGGCACTTGTTCCGCATCGGCGGACATTGCGATTAAGATAGCAAATCAGTCCACCATCTGATCGTTCGCTCCATTGTATTTCATGTCCGACAGCGTAGATAATGAGGGAAGTTGTTACATTGCTAAGGAGGTTCATGGAATGCCCTATATGCCGCAAGTCGTTACACGTCCTGACCGCTATCGAGTTCATGCCGACCAGTACGCGCACTATCAACGCGAAGGATATCTCGTCGTTCCATCCTTGCTGAATCAAACGGATGTAGAGACGCTCCGTGACTGGGCCGACGGTTTGTATAACGGCCAAATACCAGTTGGCGGACATGATCCTTATGATCCCGAGATGTCGGCAGCGGAGAAGTCTGCCCGCGTTACCCGTATTCATATGCTTCACCGCAACCAGCCTGTCGCCGAATGGGGTCTTCTTCATCCCAGATTATTGGATGTGCTTGAAGCCTTGATAGGTCCGGACGTGCTGGCTCTCCAGTCTATGCTGTTCTTCAACCCGCCCGGTATGGGCGGTCAGGGCTGGCACCAGGACGCCTACTACATTACGACCTACCCCGAAACGTTAATCGGCGCGTGGATCGCGCTGGAGGATGTCGATATCGAGAACGGCTGCTTATGGGTCGCCCCCGGCAGCTCTAATGAACCGGTCTATCCCGATGCCGAGCCGTTTCAATCCGTCCATGCTACAGAAGCTTTCGACTCGCTCCCGCCGGCGCGGAATGCGAGCAGCCTGGATGATGAAGCAAATTCACTTTCCAAGGTTGCCGCCCGGTATCCCGAGATCATTCCGGTGCCTATGAAAGCGGGAGACGTTCTGTTCTTCCATTCGCATTTGCTCCACCGTTCATACCCGAACAAGACGAAGGACCGCTTCCGCCGCGCTTATGTATGCCATTATTGTAACGCGAGGTCATGGGTACCATGGAATCACGGCGAGTCCTACGAGGGAGATTCGGGCAATTATTTGCACATATTGGCCCGGGGGCAGACACACCTGCCATACGCCGCTCCGGCATTCGGCACGAAGGTCGATCTTCCCGTTATCGATCCCGGCAAGCCAGCCGCGGGCAAGCGGATGATGGCCATGCCGGACGGACAAATGATGGAGATGTGATCTGCACACGATTCTCGAGAAAGCGTTGCCATAGAAGGGGCCGATACGCTATAGTTGAAGCAAAACGGCATAGGATAGGAACGTGAGCAGATATGTCTACGAACCGGGAGTCCTGCTTTAGGCAACAACCGTTTCCTTCGATACTATTTTGTGGAGATGTCTCGGCTAGAGCAGGGGCGAGTCTTCCTCCTCGCAGACTCGCCGAATATGAGCTGGTCTATTTTCCGCAGGGCACCGGGACGGTCTACAGGACGAACAAACAGACGATTAAGCTGTCGGAGTCCGGGTACATCCTGACTCGTCCGGATGAAGAGCATACCTATGATTTTGACCTCACGG carries:
- a CDS encoding phytanoyl-CoA dioxygenase family protein, whose amino-acid sequence is MPYMPQVVTRPDRYRVHADQYAHYQREGYLVVPSLLNQTDVETLRDWADGLYNGQIPVGGHDPYDPEMSAAEKSARVTRIHMLHRNQPVAEWGLLHPRLLDVLEALIGPDVLALQSMLFFNPPGMGGQGWHQDAYYITTYPETLIGAWIALEDVDIENGCLWVAPGSSNEPVYPDAEPFQSVHATEAFDSLPPARNASSLDDEANSLSKVAARYPEIIPVPMKAGDVLFFHSHLLHRSYPNKTKDRFRRAYVCHYCNARSWVPWNHGESYEGDSGNYLHILARGQTHLPYAAPAFGTKVDLPVIDPGKPAAGKRMMAMPDGQMMEM
- a CDS encoding DMT family transporter, with translation MTAARFFTHPLGILAASIGATLLWGSSYPFLKLSYQSLQIGTSDTYEQLLFAGYRFTLAGLLIMVYMLIRREPLAYRPGSGMLLIRIALLQTVLQYTFFYAGMSLSEGIVGSVIAGTISFFQISLAHILYPDDRMDRTKLLGLLVGFAGLLVLGLSNQGTGRSWIFSYGELLLIASAFFSACANLISRKGAGTYSVSYLNGWQMLLGGITLMAVSAWRVGLAPFVFDWRSSLMLLHLAVVSAVGFMLWNNVMKYNNVGSVSMYLFLIPVFGVTQSALLLSEKLHAAVFVSLLMVCSGIVIVNRRKKAGMMTVAQK
- a CDS encoding metallophosphoesterase family protein; the protein is MPKRKRTLIVSDIHGCLNPFQALLRSMEYDARTDQLIVLGDYVDRGPNSKEVIELLMAMVKDEGTIALRGNHDQRLVDLIRTRDRSIKKRFLEHGGGPTARSYLGLDESAAVDQQLTDEAIDRIARQYESHISFLEGLPYYYEDERHIYVHAGLNPAYKIWTSQPQHEFMTIKRPFLEQPTVVEKTVVFGHTKTVDMQGTADIWFGDGKIGVDGGCSFGYQLNGLIFDADLQTYQTCSVPAG
- a CDS encoding GyrI-like domain-containing protein, translated to MNNCAVVTKPAMKMVGISYCGPYSTFPDEAIRLQSEFLARKHELNGDVLSTALHSPYFGNEVFATYWACFEIAHIDQIPEGMVQFTIPQRQYAMVRCTNKRIGEGYERLFAWMNENQLVKRDNAVSLEIFYIDEHLEEEPVDLLIPIIEKE
- a CDS encoding AraC family transcriptional regulator — encoded protein: MTISILRESPDIEEQSIHIEAYASLLAKSIFYYVHSVGHYHVKPTFCVEQANIDSFLLAYTESGVGYLDYAGHSYTLRAGDVFLIDCRQPHTYRTNETNLWKLMWVHFEGGSTSGYYKQINKHTGPVISLQQDSFIPENLRKLITAIQSNDARSPIISSKIIVDLLTDLLLQSNCFDWSYPEPPPSIERIVKKMQTHCKEKITLDQLAEEFFISKYHLTREFKRYTGHSPIEYHMKLKIAAAKDLLRTTALSIVEIGSEIGFSSVNHFIGRFKKHEGMTPLAYRKRSRCVDD
- a CDS encoding PhzF family phenazine biosynthesis protein, with the protein product MTAAISIVDAFTAEPFRGNPAAVCLLPQERETSWMQLAASEMNLSETAFLVKKADGIYGLRWFTPLQEVDLCGHATLAAAHYLWEQGHCVPEQQLLFHTRSGLLSAVRTAEGITLDFPSEPVTPAVAPEELIQSLGLIPRYVGRNRMDYLVEVDGEDTVRTLRPDMPLLARVETRGVIVTARADGGTSGSYDFVSRAFFPSIGINEDPVTGSAHCALAPYWHRRLRKEELSAYQASARGGELLLRIEGERIQISGTAVTVMNGQFIR
- a CDS encoding stalk domain-containing protein, which translates into the protein MTIFRKGAIACSALLLLLGSVPANATSASPAKTTIMLDDYPLSFPIEPTVINGTTMVPFRVISEALRINVVWNGAAKTITATKAVGGQSKQVTLRLNDKKAFVGGQSALLNVAPISKGGYTLVPLNFFSSQFGAQVSWDGKTHTVDIRSPREDMYTVGFYATSSFKEIRYVPAFDSVAFGWTRIDDEGRITLQGESFFWPKPAGEITPEKIVDDVTADGSSPFLMVFGTDGKGQLTKMLTDEALRTQAIDTVMKLAADNGFQGITLDFEGLGWSGDIDLAKKTTTEFVRMLSEQAKPAGLKLSLAVHPLNGAYHGYDYKALAKYADELIVMAYPYEGEKGPEPMDRVDQAIRMALKEVPKEKLVLGISFGSEKAESVNAKIGLAKRYSLKGIAIWRIGIIGEAAMKQMERTITMNS